The following are encoded in a window of Halococcus salifodinae DSM 8989 genomic DNA:
- a CDS encoding SOSS complex subunit B family protein: MSSKNFSDKTVAVAQSENESSDAGRVRDAERMRQYDEVQYPSGGERETELELSIDGVPGDEIGQKRAEQGRLDRGTDEAVNGSWGGPGGESEYDDKSLYTQERIEGREEELAEISKRAGANPEVHPRPEQKKQREQRTMETHQKRMEECREDVEAEAASGHVGRGFVDDPREHLDKKAVGEIYTQSGRVAERFGRSRATIAKRLSERVADGANISEAVMDLVEDLCEDRAVVSPLSMVEPTDSWATIEGVVATMFEPASSNQQQVAILEDESGEAKLTIWRNSNMDVRLNEGDVVRIIDAKPSVFNGQVTLAATSDTQIWRCERGDGPSPMGGIEMSEPSSCEAEVDEDDEFTPVPTNHREEWFFPQAADMPEVEGVDVDLSSFEGSEAQARITRVEAEDSDAVGFVAIRELQSDTYGVSWGEQVRKEFEKRGREQRVSEEKYNVPRWKKTVSRINHYEHTSISEFGANDRMVHLDLPELSNSE; the protein is encoded by the coding sequence ATGAGTTCTAAGAACTTCAGCGACAAGACGGTTGCGGTCGCACAGAGCGAGAACGAGAGCAGCGACGCAGGGCGTGTGCGGGACGCCGAGCGGATGCGGCAGTACGACGAGGTGCAGTACCCCAGTGGTGGAGAGCGCGAGACGGAACTCGAACTCTCGATCGACGGCGTGCCTGGTGACGAGATCGGCCAGAAACGTGCGGAGCAGGGGCGGCTCGATCGAGGGACGGACGAGGCGGTGAACGGGTCGTGGGGCGGTCCCGGTGGCGAGAGCGAGTACGACGACAAGAGCCTCTACACCCAGGAGCGCATCGAGGGGCGTGAGGAAGAGCTCGCAGAGATCTCGAAACGGGCCGGGGCGAACCCGGAGGTTCACCCCCGACCCGAGCAGAAGAAGCAGCGCGAGCAGCGCACGATGGAGACTCACCAGAAGCGAATGGAGGAGTGTCGAGAAGACGTCGAGGCGGAAGCTGCCTCGGGGCACGTCGGTCGTGGGTTCGTTGACGATCCGCGTGAACACCTGGACAAGAAGGCGGTGGGCGAGATCTACACGCAGTCGGGGCGGGTGGCCGAGCGGTTCGGGCGCTCGCGAGCGACGATCGCCAAGCGGCTGTCCGAGCGGGTCGCCGACGGGGCGAACATCAGTGAGGCAGTGATGGACCTCGTGGAGGACCTGTGCGAAGACCGGGCAGTCGTCTCGCCGCTCTCGATGGTCGAACCGACCGACTCGTGGGCTACCATCGAGGGCGTAGTGGCAACGATGTTCGAGCCGGCATCAAGTAACCAGCAGCAGGTCGCGATCCTCGAAGACGAGTCGGGCGAGGCGAAGCTGACCATCTGGCGCAACTCGAACATGGACGTGCGTCTGAACGAGGGTGACGTGGTGCGGATCATCGACGCCAAGCCCAGTGTGTTCAACGGGCAGGTGACGCTGGCGGCGACGAGCGACACCCAGATCTGGCGGTGTGAGCGAGGCGACGGCCCCTCGCCGATGGGTGGCATCGAGATGTCCGAGCCCTCGTCGTGCGAGGCAGAGGTCGATGAGGACGATGAGTTCACGCCGGTCCCAACGAACCATCGCGAGGAGTGGTTCTTCCCCCAGGCGGCGGACATGCCCGAGGTCGAGGGCGTGGACGTGGATCTCAGTAGCTTCGAGGGATCGGAGGCGCAGGCACGCATCACGCGCGTGGAAGCGGAGGACTCGGACGCAGTCGGGTTCGTGGCGATCCGGGAGCTCCAGTCAGATACCTACGGGGTGTCGTGGGGCGAGCAGGTTCGCAAGGAGTTCGAGAAACGAGGGCGCGAGCAGCGTGTGAGCGAAGAGAAGTACAACGTGCCTCGGTGGAAGAAGACGGTGAGCCGGATCAACCACTACGAGCACACGTCGATCTCGGAGTTCGGAGCGAACGACCGGATGGTCCACCTCGATCTCCCAGAGCTGTCGAACAGCGAGTGA
- a CDS encoding metal-dependent hydrolase: MSTASSIQRITEVIGPTNAPSTARVVACLGALLLYVPFGISIAEMYPAFAVAGAVITIGVAGLPDRLTWRFIPHGVTHSLVGAAIVGALVAGPTWWIGTNITVYAGGAIVTPVAAAQYGFTVGSLAGFGHVLGDFLTGTDVRLVWPIADYEVSVNVPRLLNPRNNEGINLIGTLALLTIVVGLASSSVTAAMIP, from the coding sequence ATGAGTACGGCATCATCGATCCAACGAATCACGGAAGTCATCGGGCCTACGAACGCCCCGTCAACTGCACGGGTAGTCGCGTGTCTGGGAGCGCTATTGCTGTACGTTCCATTCGGCATTTCAATCGCCGAAATGTATCCAGCCTTTGCGGTGGCTGGAGCAGTGATCACGATCGGGGTTGCGGGCCTGCCGGATAGGCTGACGTGGCGATTCATTCCCCACGGTGTGACGCACTCGCTGGTGGGTGCTGCGATCGTCGGTGCGCTGGTCGCAGGTCCCACGTGGTGGATCGGCACGAACATCACCGTCTACGCTGGCGGTGCGATCGTGACGCCAGTCGCAGCTGCTCAGTATGGCTTCACCGTCGGGAGTCTCGCCGGCTTCGGACACGTCCTGGGAGACTTCCTCACCGGGACCGACGTTCGCCTGGTGTGGCCGATCGCCGACTACGAAGTCTCGGTCAACGTGCCGCGCCTGCTGAACCCGCGAAACAACGAAGGAATCAACCTCATCGGGACGCTCGCACTCCTAACCATAGTCGTCGGACTCGCCTCGAGTAGCGTGACGGCGGCGATGATTCCGTAG